The DNA sequence GAAAATGTCGCCCATGAAACGCGAGTAGTTCGACCAGTTCATACCGAACTGGAATTCCTGGATGATGCCGGTCACAATACCGACGGCGAAGCTTAGAAGGAAAATCTTCCCCCAGAACTGGGCCATGCGTTTATAAATGTATTTCCTCTTCGCTACATATAACGTTTCCATTACGGCCACTGTAAACGATAGACCGATAGTCAACGGGACGAAGAAGAAATGGAAGACCGTCGTCATCGCGAACTGGAATCGCGACAACCCTAATATGGTCATTTTTATCCTTTCTTCCCAACTATTCCCCACTCAAAAAAGCACGGAATCAATCGCTTTCCAGCATAGTACGAATATTGGTCAACTCAAAGACTGCACGGTCTGCAACAAACTTTTTGGCGATGGCCGCAAGCCAGCCCTTCAAATTCCAATGTCCAAAGAAGTCAATCGATGCAACCCCTGCAGTCGGTCCTAACGAGCAGACGGTTCCAAGAGCCTTGAAAACGAATTTTTCGGTAGGCTGACCTTTCAACAGTGCAACGATGTTGTTTGCGGCGCAATCGGCCTGGGCAATCGATATCTGCGCGGTGGTTGGGAAGAGACGGCCATTGCCGGGGTTGTTGACGCCGGAGACATCACCGATAAGGAATTGGTCGGGCCGACCATTGACACGCAAATCATCGGCGACAACCACACGGTTACGCTTCTGGTCATAGCCGGAATCCGCGATGACGTGGCTGCCATGCACACCGGTAGTCCAAATAATCGTATTCGCGGGGAATTGCGTACCATTGCTGACAACGGCATTCGGCATCACTTCGGTGATCGGCGTTGAAACGTGGAAAATCACGCCCTTCTTCTCAAGGTATTTGACGGCCCAACCCGCCAGATCCTGATTGAACATACCCAGGATCTTCGGACCCGCTTCAACACATTCGACCTTGACCAGATTCTCCGGGAACCCGTATTCCTTGGCCATTTTTGGCATACGGTGGACGAGCTCGCCCAAGTATTCGATGGACGTGAAGCCAGCGCCGCAGACCACGATATGCAAATCGTTTTCGTCATGGCTGGTCTTGTAGCGCTTGAGCGTATCTTCAAGATGCTTGCGCGCGGCGAGGGCCGTGTTGATATCAACGATCGGCCATCCATTTTCCTCGACTCCGGGGATGCCGAAGGTCTCGGATTCGAAACCCAAGGAGTTGACCAGATAATCGTACCCAATCGGATCGGAGTTCTTGAGCTCGACCTGCTTGGCATCCTGATCGACTTTGGTCACCTCGTCGATGATTACGTGAACGTTTTTCTTATTCGCGAATGCCTGGGTAATGTCAAAGGTAATATCTGACGGTTCCTTCGTCCCCGCAGCCACTTCGTGTAGCTGGGTTGTCTGATAGTGGTATGGATTCTTATTGACCAGGACAATCTCTGCGTCGAGATCTGCACCAGCCAGTTTCTTGACAGCGCGCATACCGCCATAGCCCGCCCCAATAACGAGAATTCTCTTCATTCCGACCACTTTTCCTTATACCATAAACACGAACAATGGCCTTTTCACAATTCGAGCCATCATTACCAACACCTTCAACAATAGATGACAAGCTGAACAAAAAACGATTAAAATCAAGAAAAAAATTATTAAAGGAAGAAAATTAGATGATTTTATGGTTCATTTCACATCAAGGAAGAAACCCAAGCCGAATGGACCCATTTTGTACCATTGCATGATGAGACCGTCGTATTAGCAGACAATTGGTGAATCGACGAAAATTCAAACCAAAAAATACAAAAATGAGACGTATCGAAAGATTGCACCTTCGATACGCCTCAAGATTTTCATCTGGTCCAAAGCAAATGTTCAATCACATCCGTGCCCCATAAAACATACGGTTACGTAACGCAAAAACCTGCACGCACCGGCATCCCTGCCACAAAGACCGATGCCGGCACTGCGGCCGTTATACCCCCAAGGATGTTATCAGCCGCAGCTACGAAAGTATCTTATCTTGTCTTGTTCAGCTATCAATACTTTAGAAAGACAATTGGTGTTCCGGGTGTCCAATACACTACAGTTTTTGGATAATTATCAGTTGGCCAAATCGGTTCAGCAATAAATACACCAGTTCCAGCAGCAGTAGCTTGACGAAGTTGCTCCTGGATATCGACTATCTGTTCGTAACTGAACCCGTTAAGATCCTTACCGCCACAATGGATATACCAATTGTCCATACTTCCGTCCCCTTGCTATACGTATTGCCATCATTATCCCACGAAACTGGTACCACCGCCGCCCGAAGCATGAAATATCAAAATAAAGCAAATCTTAAGACTGAAGTTTGAAACCCTAGAAAAAGTACTTCCCAAGAGAGCCGAACTCTTGTGTTTATGAAAAGACCAGACCTGAAAACCGCTGGAAACATTGGTGTTTCAGATTTTCAGGCAACTTCGAAGACGTCATGTGACCGCATTTTGACCACATACCTGAGCAAAATATCATTCATGGTACTGCGTACCGAGTCCAGATCCTCATCGAACAGATCGCTGTATACGTCCAAGGTCATGCTGGCGCTCGCGTACCCCAACTGCCTTTGGACGGTCGACGTTCGCGCACGACCTGACCGTCAGGCTCATGACTGTGACGCTACCAATGAATTCGCCGTAATTTCTACTTGATTCCTCTTCCTCTACTCGCTTTCAAACGTTAAGCTCGCCCATAATTCACTTTTGCTCGTCCATTGCCACCCCTGTTCTGTTGAAATGAAGCATAACTATCTGGGGCAGTTGGCGGTCTGGTATGAGGCGAGGTTGACATGATATGCGCTCGATTCCGCAGCTCTGCTTTAGAATAGTGTGAGGAACAATTTTATTGAATCTTTAAAATCCATTTTCATCAGCCTTGCCGCGTTGTACCCTAACGGGCATATTTTTCGTCATTTAATATAGCTGCTGTTGACTTATGTGGGCACAAATCACGCCGGAAGAATCCGCCGGGCTTTGGACGGTATCTCCGTGAAGCCAAGCACTTTGACCCCATATCTCGCGAACCCAGTCAACGCCTTTTGGTTCGCTTTACCGCTTCTATCATCAGCAAACACACACAAGACCGCATTCTTGCGTTCTTTCGTATCATGCACATCATTCCACGCAAACATGATTGTGGCAACGGCGGTCTCATCTAGCCGGTTCGGTGCTTGGGCGAAAGTGGTGGGCAACTCCCTGCTCTTTTGGAACAGGAAGCTGAAGTTGTGTAGATAAAGAGACTTACCCTGAATGTTGATATCCTTCATATAAAAGATGCCTTGCTCGGTAAGAGTTTCCGCTACATCTTCCACAAAATACGAAGCAGTACGCTTGGTTATGACTTCCATGAGCGAATCCACATGGATGAGCGCCTGTATATAACGGTTCATGGCATCGCCTGAACGCTCGGGACTCGCCACCATAACTATGGATCCATCGTGATACATTGCCCCGAACTGTCTGGCTATGTCACCCAAACGTTCTTCCCGTTTACCTCGCAGACTGGAACCCATCGTCTCCATGCTGTTGAGCGTATACCCATCATCGTCAAACAGCAGATCGCTATCCTTGACACGCGCATAGAACTGGAAATGACCGCCGCTGTGGTCAAGGAATGGCACGGTTATCTCACGCCACGCATTGACTTTCCGCAACGCTGAATTTTCATGAATCCAGTCGGCATATTCGTCGACAAGCAGGTCGCTCATAGTAGCATTGCATCCTGCATAGAAGCGTCTTGACAACATTAAACCGCTTGAGCAGTAACATGGTATCGTCTATAAAACTGGGTGATTCGATATCAATTGGCTCGGCGAAACGATCATCAAACCCACTGCGGTAGATATGAAGATGTGTGCTCTTGATGACTCTGCTATCAGGGTTGGTATGCGGCTGACTGGGATTAACGCAAAGTCTCATGAGCACGATATCTCCTCCTGATACCCTAGCGTTGATTGAATGTCTTTCAATATCTATTCTGCCACGATACAGGTCTATGCGGAACTGGTCATCGTCGTTTTCCTGCGCCTTGACATCAAACCCCTTGTGCCGTTCATTTCCGGCCGGCATAGTGAACTCGTCGACAAGGGCCTCTTTCTCAGCTCGAGAAGAAGCCGACGGGCTTCAGCTTCATCTAAATCAATCGTCATGTTGCCTCCCTCGATCATTTTCCTAATCACTTGGCCATTTACTCAGAAGCAGGATTAGTAGTTAACGGCGGTTTACTGCTTGCTCATGCGGATGGTCGACGTGGTACCGAGAGCGGACTGTTCATAGGTGAGCTGCTTGCCATCGTAGGTGAACTTCTTCGTCGCATCCTGCGAAGCCATGATTGACGTCTTCATGGTCTCGGTATCACCGTTGCTAGTCCACGAATAGGTGCCGGCCTTGGTCGGTGCAGTAAACGTGCCCTTCCAATACAAGCTCTGCCGGTCGGGCTTTACCCAATTAATCTCGATGGAATCGGCAGTAATTGTGGCCTCCATCAGTTCATCTTTGGAACTCGAGTTCGTTTGCTTCCAAGTGCCCGTGAGATCTGCGGGTTTCGGTGTCGGCTTCGTCTGCGAGGACGATGCGCTATCGCCTGCGTTGTTTTGTGGCGACTGTCCACAGGCAGCGAATCCTATAAGCATCACCAGAGAGGCCGCAACCGCTGCTGTCTTCTTCAGTTTCATAATCCGACCCTTTCCAAACTACATATATCTGAAACTAATAGGTGATCCAGGCGTCCAGTAATCAGTAATAGAACAGCCCGCCCCACCTAGTTCTTTACCACTGATAAATACCCCTGTACCTTCAGAAGTCGCCCTTGTAAGTTGCTTCTTAATCTCGGCAATCTCAACACTGTTAAAAGGGCCGATGATCAATCCATTAAATTTAATGTAACATCTCATGTTTTTGCCTCTCTACTCCGAACGGCGAGCACAACACCATTATCGCACTTTCTACAAAGGAATTATCCGATATCGTATTTACAAGTAAAAAAGAAAAACACGATCAAAAACTCGAAAAACTGCATATTTTTGACAGGAGCTGCCATAATCCCAGTGGTGGATTAAGACAGTCAGTAGGGATGAGCTATTCCACGAGAAAGATAGCGCTCCGCAGCTACTTATCTATTTACTTTTACACAAACAACAGAAAATAATCGAAACACAAAAATATCAATCAGAAATAAATGGAGAAACAGCATTATCGGAAACCCCAGAAAAAGTACCCCCCAAGAGAGTCGAACTCTTGTTGTCAGATTGAAAGTCTGGTGTCCTAACCGTTAGACGAGGGGGGCTAACAACCTACTTAGTTTAAAATACGAACTCGATTCAAGCAAGTACCGGCGTGTTGACCGCACAATAGCGAGCCATTGACCATCTGACGGCATCAACCGACAATCAAACTGACAGTGACATTATGGGGCAATTACTCCAGTAAATCCCCGCAGCCAGTTCGGCAAAGTCACATTCACTCAGCCGATGATGCTCCAGCAGGCGACAATTCCGATACGTTCGATCGACAATTACCTTCGCTCAGCAATCACGATACGTTCGGTTGGCGGTTAACCTTTCATCAAACAATCATCGAGCCTCATAGGTGAAGTCGTGAATCACGCGCCCTGCAGCGAGTCCCTTCTTCTCAAAGTTGGTGAGCACCCTGCCCTCATATCGCTGAGATTCCTTGAAGTCGGCGTGCGGCAGCGACGAAGCCCTATCCGCAGTCCCCTTGCCCACATGCTGCGTCGGCAACGAAACGCTGAACGTACCGATATTGGCGAAATCCTCGCGCCCATCCATCACCTCGTGGACATGCAGGGCATAATCCTCAATATCGGTGGCAATCCGCCACACCTTCCCCATACCCAGCGCCTTATGCACGTCATCGGCGAGCGCCGGTTGGACGATACGCCGTTTGTGGTGCCGCATTTTGGGCCAGGGATCAGGGAAGAACGTCCACACCTCTTCGACCACACCCGGCTCACACACCTTGAACAGTTCCGGCGCATTGACCTGGGCAATACGCAGGTTGGCAAGACCAAGCTTGCCCGCGCGCAGCATCGTATGCGCCACGCCGGGATCGTAGACCTCTACGGCAAGGAAATTGGTTTCGGGATGTTCCTGGGCTGCGGCAACGACGTTCTCGCCCTGCCCGGTGCCGATTTCGATGACCAAAGGATGGTCGTTATCCCAGGTCTCAGCCACAAAATCGTGATCGAACACAAATCCGGGCTTGATATCAAGCGAGCCCCCGCCCGCATTGACATCAAGCAGGAAATCCGGCGAATATTGCTGCCATGCCCGCTTGAGCCGATCGTCAAGACGTCCCGTCCGCCGGACATACGAGAGCACATGATGGATTTTTTTCTTGTCTTCCTGCATGGATTTCAAGTCTAGCCGATGGCGAACCCGTAAATTCAGCTTCCCCGCGTAGACTGTGCGCTATGCACGACAACGATTTCAATGCAAACGCTCAGCAAGACCAGCGCAATCAGCAGAGCCAACAAACGCCGTCTAATCCACAAGAGACCAGTAATACGGCTTTCCCCTACCAGACACCGCAATATACGCAGGCAAACCAGAACCCTTCCTACACCCAGAACACCGTTTGGCAACAATCCGGAAACCCACGGAGCAACGGCTGCCAGAGCCCGCAAGCAGGCCAGCCTCCGTACCAATACGGATACGGATACGGAAACGGGCCGGCATCCGATTATCAGGCATACGGTCCCATTCCTCCGACGGGCCCTCAGGGCTATTACTATGTTCCGGCTCCCAACCAGAAATGGAACACGCTTTGCATCGTCGGATTTATACTCTCATTCCTGATGCCGCTGATCGGCCTGGTAATCTCCGCAGTCGCGCTTGTACAGATCAATCGCAGTAGAGAGAAAAGCAAAGGGATGGCCATCGCCGGAATCGCCATTGGCGCTGTGATGACATTGCTGGAGATCGTCGTGGTCATCGCCCTCGTTTCGATCTTCCATTCTGCGTTGAACAACACGGGCTACGATTACCATGGTTGCGTTGGCTCCGATTGCAATTCAAATCCGTTCGATGACGACGGGGATGACCCGGACGAGGACAATCAGGACACCGGCTATACCTATTATCATTACGACTTTGAGCAAGTGCGACACGCTGAAACCGTTCCAGAGTTGCGTCTCGCCGAATTCTGAGTAATATTAACACTCGGCTG is a window from the Bifidobacterium sp. ESL0745 genome containing:
- a CDS encoding NAD(P)/FAD-dependent oxidoreductase — encoded protein: MKRILVIGAGYGGMRAVKKLAGADLDAEIVLVNKNPYHYQTTQLHEVAAGTKEPSDITFDITQAFANKKNVHVIIDEVTKVDQDAKQVELKNSDPIGYDYLVNSLGFESETFGIPGVEENGWPIVDINTALAARKHLEDTLKRYKTSHDENDLHIVVCGAGFTSIEYLGELVHRMPKMAKEYGFPENLVKVECVEAGPKILGMFNQDLAGWAVKYLEKKGVIFHVSTPITEVMPNAVVSNGTQFPANTIIWTTGVHGSHVIADSGYDQKRNRVVVADDLRVNGRPDQFLIGDVSGVNNPGNGRLFPTTAQISIAQADCAANNIVALLKGQPTEKFVFKALGTVCSLGPTAGVASIDFFGHWNLKGWLAAIAKKFVADRAVFELTNIRTMLESD
- a CDS encoding DUF1828 domain-containing protein, producing the protein MSDLLVDEYADWIHENSALRKVNAWREITVPFLDHSGGHFQFYARVKDSDLLFDDDGYTLNSMETMGSSLRGKREERLGDIARQFGAMYHDGSIVMVASPERSGDAMNRYIQALIHVDSLMEVITKRTASYFVEDVAETLTEQGIFYMKDINIQGKSLYLHNFSFLFQKSRELPTTFAQAPNRLDETAVATIMFAWNDVHDTKERKNAVLCVFADDRSGKANQKALTGFARYGVKVLGFTEIPSKARRILPA
- the trmB gene encoding tRNA (guanosine(46)-N7)-methyltransferase TrmB translates to MQEDKKKIHHVLSYVRRTGRLDDRLKRAWQQYSPDFLLDVNAGGGSLDIKPGFVFDHDFVAETWDNDHPLVIEIGTGQGENVVAAAQEHPETNFLAVEVYDPGVAHTMLRAGKLGLANLRIAQVNAPELFKVCEPGVVEEVWTFFPDPWPKMRHHKRRIVQPALADDVHKALGMGKVWRIATDIEDYALHVHEVMDGREDFANIGTFSVSLPTQHVGKGTADRASSLPHADFKESQRYEGRVLTNFEKKGLAAGRVIHDFTYEAR
- a CDS encoding DUF4190 domain-containing protein gives rise to the protein MHDNDFNANAQQDQRNQQSQQTPSNPQETSNTAFPYQTPQYTQANQNPSYTQNTVWQQSGNPRSNGCQSPQAGQPPYQYGYGYGNGPASDYQAYGPIPPTGPQGYYYVPAPNQKWNTLCIVGFILSFLMPLIGLVISAVALVQINRSREKSKGMAIAGIAIGAVMTLLEIVVVIALVSIFHSALNNTGYDYHGCVGSDCNSNPFDDDGDDPDEDNQDTGYTYYHYDFEQVRHAETVPELRLAEF